The sequence CCACAGGCGCGGGAGGCTCCTGGGAGAGCCTTCCCGGGCGTCCTAGACCTCCAGGCCGCTCACGCTGCAGGGGAACAGGGAATGGGCGTGGCTTGGCGCGAGCTTCCGAGACTCCCCGCCAGCCAGGAGCCCCCGACCTGGGATGAGCTGGGCGAGGCCCTCCATACCAGCCCCGGCCTCCTCCCCGGGGAGAAGCCCTTCGAGTGCAGGGCGTGCAGCAAGGTGTTCGTCAAGAGCTCCGACCTGCTCAAGCACCTGCGCACTCACACCGGGGAGCGGCCGTACGAATGCGCACAGTGCGGCAAGGCCTTCAGCCAGACGTCGCACCTGACGCAGCACCAGCGCATCCACAGCGGCGAGACGCCCTACGCGTGCCCAGCCTGCGGCAAGGCATTCCGCCACAGCTCCTCGCTCGTGCGCCACCAGCGCATCCATACGGCCGAGAAGTCCTTCCGCTGCGGCGAGTGTGGCAAGGCTTTCAGCCACGGCTCCAACCTCAGCCAGCACCGCAAGATCCATGCGGGCGGCCGGCCCTACGCGTGCACACAGTGCGGCCGCCGCTTCTGCCGCAACTCGCACCTGATCCAACACGAGCGCACGCACACAGGTGAGAAGCCCTACGCCTGCGCGCTCTGTGGCGCCGCCTTCAGCCAGGGCTCGTCGCTCTTCAAGCACCAGCGTGTGCACACGGGCGAAAAGCCCTTTGCCTGCGCGCAGTGCGGCCGCGCCTTCAGCCATAGCTCCAACCTCACGCAGCACCAGCTGCTGCACACAGGCGAGCGGCCCTTCCGCTGCGGGGACTGCGGCAAGGCCTTCGCCAAGGGCGCCGTGCTGCTCAGCCACCGGCGCATCCACACGGGCGAGAAGCCGTTTGTGTGCACACAGTGCGGCCGTGCCTTCCGTGAACGCCCGGCCCTCTTCCACCATCAGAGGATCCACACTGGCGAGAAGCCCATGCGGCGGCCTAGGGCGGGCCTGCGCCTCCAGGCGAGACCTTCGGGGGCGTCATCAGAAGGCACGCTGGGGAGGGAAGCCGGGCCCACTCCCACCTCGAGCCCAGCTGCAGCTCCGAAGCCGGCTGAGGCCTGAGGTGGCAGCTCGGACCTTCGCTGGCCTGTCATGAGCCCCTTCCACGGATAAAGGCCGTTTCCGCTGCACATTCACACTTTGGAGAAGCCCTGTGTGTGCACTGCCATCCTATCTGCATGTGGTCACAAGATTTGCCACTTCAGCCACAGCTCACGCCTCCATCCCCAAGAGGTCATGCTCCAGAAAGATCAGGGGGATGGACATGAAGGCTAGGATTTTCGTGGGTCAGAGCCTTGGCAATCAGAGCCAGTAGGAGGTCAGCACGGTGGTGCCACTTCATGCCTATTGTGA comes from Equus asinus isolate D_3611 breed Donkey chromosome 26, EquAss-T2T_v2, whole genome shotgun sequence and encodes:
- the ZNF324 gene encoding zinc finger protein 324A isoform X3; the protein is MDVTPVRNVQRRPNLGCHRLAEDRDVSGEAALPGAFRDNSPLAPTRILPTTGASERGKSLQGWRGASPSQERKPTGVSVIYWERLLLGPGSGEPGVSLRLTSPLKAPEGGAPREKARTDRPAPAKQLRVSERQKPQAREAPGRAFPGVLDLQAAHAAGEQGMGVAWRELPRLPASQEPPTWDELGEALHTSPGLLPGEKPFECRACSKVFVKSSDLLKHLRTHTGERPYECAQCGKAFSQTSHLTQHQRIHSGETPYACPACGKAFRHSSSLVRHQRIHTAEKSFRCGECGKAFSHGSNLSQHRKIHAGGRPYACTQCGRRFCRNSHLIQHERTHTGEKPYACALCGAAFSQGSSLFKHQRVHTGEKPFACAQCGRAFSHSSNLTQHQLLHTGERPFRCGDCGKAFAKGAVLLSHRRIHTGEKPFVCTQCGRAFRERPALFHHQRIHTGEKPMRRPRAGLRLQARPSGASSEGTLGREAGPTPTSSPAAAPKPAEA
- the ZNF324 gene encoding zinc finger protein 324A isoform X2; its protein translation is MDVTPVRNVQRRPNLVFVPSGCHRLAEDRDVSGEAALPGAFRDNSPLAPTRILPTTGASERGKSLQGWRGASPSQERKPTGVSVIYWERLLLGPGSGEPGVSLRLTSPLKAPEGGAPREKARTDRPAPAKQLRVSERQKPQAREAPGRAFPGVLDLQAAHAAGEQGMGVAWRELPRLPASQEPPTWDELGEALHTSPGLLPGEKPFECRACSKVFVKSSDLLKHLRTHTGERPYECAQCGKAFSQTSHLTQHQRIHSGETPYACPACGKAFRHSSSLVRHQRIHTAEKSFRCGECGKAFSHGSNLSQHRKIHAGGRPYACTQCGRRFCRNSHLIQHERTHTGEKPYACALCGAAFSQGSSLFKHQRVHTGEKPFACAQCGRAFSHSSNLTQHQLLHTGERPFRCGDCGKAFAKGAVLLSHRRIHTGEKPFVCTQCGRAFRERPALFHHQRIHTGEKPMRRPRAGLRLQARPSGASSEGTLGREAGPTPTSSPAAAPKPAEA
- the ZNF324 gene encoding zinc finger protein 324A isoform X1; the protein is MAAAAALTDRVQGLMAFEDVAVYFSREEWELLDAAQRALYRHVMLENFSLVASLGLSASRPRVVIQLECGEEPWVLSGMDVTPVRNVQRRPNLGCHRLAEDRDVSGEAALPGAFRDNSPLAPTRILPTTGASERGKSLQGWRGASPSQERKPTGVSVIYWERLLLGPGSGEPGVSLRLTSPLKAPEGGAPREKARTDRPAPAKQLRVSERQKPQAREAPGRAFPGVLDLQAAHAAGEQGMGVAWRELPRLPASQEPPTWDELGEALHTSPGLLPGEKPFECRACSKVFVKSSDLLKHLRTHTGERPYECAQCGKAFSQTSHLTQHQRIHSGETPYACPACGKAFRHSSSLVRHQRIHTAEKSFRCGECGKAFSHGSNLSQHRKIHAGGRPYACTQCGRRFCRNSHLIQHERTHTGEKPYACALCGAAFSQGSSLFKHQRVHTGEKPFACAQCGRAFSHSSNLTQHQLLHTGERPFRCGDCGKAFAKGAVLLSHRRIHTGEKPFVCTQCGRAFRERPALFHHQRIHTGEKPMRRPRAGLRLQARPSGASSEGTLGREAGPTPTSSPAAAPKPAEA
- the ZNF324 gene encoding zinc finger protein 324A isoform X4, which translates into the protein MAAAAALTDRVQGLMAFEDVAVYFSREEWELLDAAQRALYRHVMLENFSLVASLGLSASRPRVVIQLECGEEPWVLSGMDVTPVRNVQRRPNLVFVPSGCHRLAEDRDVSGEAALPGAFRDNSPLAPTRILPTTGASERGKSLQGWRGASPSQERKPTGVSVIYWERLLLGPGSGEPGVSLRLTSPLKAPEGGAPREKARTDRPAPAKQLRVSERQKPQAREAPGRAFPGVLDLQAAHAAGEQGMGVAWRELPRLPASQEPPTWDELGEALHTSPGLLPGEKPFECRACSKVFVKSSDLLKHLRTHTGERPYECAQCGKAFSQTSHLTQHQRIHSGETPYACPACGKAFRHSSSLVRHQRIHTAEKSFRCGECGKAFSHGSNLSQHRKIHAGGRPYACTQCGRRFCRNSHLIQHERTHTGEKPYACALCGAAFSQGSSLFKHQRVHTGEKPFACAQCGRAFSHSSNLTQHQLLHTGERPFRCGDCGKAFAKGAVLLSHRRIHTGEKPFVCTQCGRAFRERPALFHHQRIHTGEKPMRRPRAGLRLQARPSGASSEGTLGREAGPTPTSSPAAAPKPAEA